A single window of Salvelinus namaycush isolate Seneca chromosome 11, SaNama_1.0, whole genome shotgun sequence DNA harbors:
- the LOC120055971 gene encoding cyclin-dependent-like kinase 5 isoform X2, which translates to MQKYEKLEKIGEGTYGTVFKAKNRETHEIVALKRVRLDDDDEGVPSSALREICLLKELKHKNIVRLHDVLHSDKKLTLVFEFCDQDLKKYFDSCNGDLDPETVKSFMYQLLKGLAFCHSRNVLHRDLKPQNLLINRVVTLWYRPPDVLFGAKLYSTSIDMWSAGCIFAELANAGRPLFPGNDVDDQLKRIFRLLGTPTEEQWQTMTKLPDYKPYPMYPATTSLVNVVPKLSSTGRDLLQNLLKCNPVQRISAEEALQHPYFADFCLP; encoded by the exons ATGCAGAAGTATGAAAAACTTGAGAAGATTGGAGAGG GCACATATGGAACTGTTTTCAAAGCAAAAAATAGAGAAACGCATGAAATCGTGGCTTTAAAAAGAGTGAGATTGGATGACGACGATGAG GGGGTCCCAAGTTCTGCCCTGCGAGAAATTTGCCTCCTGAAAGAACTGAAGCATAAAAACATTGTGAG ATTGCATGATGTTCTGCACAGTGACAAGAAGTTAACATTGGTGTTTGAATTTTGTGATCAG GATCTAAAGAAATACTTTGACAGCTGCAATGGAGACCTAGATCCAGAAACTGTCAAG TCGTTCATGTACCAGCTGTTGAAGGGGCTTGCCTTCTGCCACAGTCGGAATGTTCTCCACAGAGACCTGAAGCCACAGAACCTCCTCATCAATAGG gttGTGACATTGTGGTATAGGCCCCCAGATGTGCTCTTCGGTGCTAAGCTTTATTCTACCTCTATTGACATGTGGTCTGCTGGATGCATATTTGCAG AGTTGGCAAACGCTGGAAGGCCCCTGTTTCCGGGTAATGACGTTGACGACCAGCTGAAGAGGATCTTCCG ATTGTTGGGTACACCAACTGAAGAACAGTGGCAGACAATGACAAAGCTTCCAGACTACAAG CCGTACCCCATGTATCCAGCTACGACCTCACTGGTGAATGTTGTCCCCAAACTCAGTAGCACAGGACGGGATCTCCTGCAG AATCTGTTGAAGTGTAATCCTGTTCAGAGGATCTCTGCAGAGGAGGCATTACAGCACCCTTACTTTGCTGATTTCTGCCTACCGTAG
- the LOC120055971 gene encoding cyclin-dependent-like kinase 5 isoform X1, protein MQKYEKLEKIGEGTYGTVFKAKNRETHEIVALKRVRLDDDDEGVPSSALREICLLKELKHKNIVRLHDVLHSDKKLTLVFEFCDQDLKKYFDSCNGDLDPETVKSFMYQLLKGLAFCHSRNVLHRDLKPQNLLINRNGELKLADFGLARAFGIPVRCYSAEVVTLWYRPPDVLFGAKLYSTSIDMWSAGCIFAELANAGRPLFPGNDVDDQLKRIFRLLGTPTEEQWQTMTKLPDYKPYPMYPATTSLVNVVPKLSSTGRDLLQNLLKCNPVQRISAEEALQHPYFADFCLP, encoded by the exons ATGCAGAAGTATGAAAAACTTGAGAAGATTGGAGAGG GCACATATGGAACTGTTTTCAAAGCAAAAAATAGAGAAACGCATGAAATCGTGGCTTTAAAAAGAGTGAGATTGGATGACGACGATGAG GGGGTCCCAAGTTCTGCCCTGCGAGAAATTTGCCTCCTGAAAGAACTGAAGCATAAAAACATTGTGAG ATTGCATGATGTTCTGCACAGTGACAAGAAGTTAACATTGGTGTTTGAATTTTGTGATCAG GATCTAAAGAAATACTTTGACAGCTGCAATGGAGACCTAGATCCAGAAACTGTCAAG TCGTTCATGTACCAGCTGTTGAAGGGGCTTGCCTTCTGCCACAGTCGGAATGTTCTCCACAGAGACCTGAAGCCACAGAACCTCCTCATCAATAGG AATGGGGAATTGAAGCTGGCTGACTTTGGCTTGGCTCGAGCCTTTGGAATCCCAGTGAGATGTTACTCAGCAGAG gttGTGACATTGTGGTATAGGCCCCCAGATGTGCTCTTCGGTGCTAAGCTTTATTCTACCTCTATTGACATGTGGTCTGCTGGATGCATATTTGCAG AGTTGGCAAACGCTGGAAGGCCCCTGTTTCCGGGTAATGACGTTGACGACCAGCTGAAGAGGATCTTCCG ATTGTTGGGTACACCAACTGAAGAACAGTGGCAGACAATGACAAAGCTTCCAGACTACAAG CCGTACCCCATGTATCCAGCTACGACCTCACTGGTGAATGTTGTCCCCAAACTCAGTAGCACAGGACGGGATCTCCTGCAG AATCTGTTGAAGTGTAATCCTGTTCAGAGGATCTCTGCAGAGGAGGCATTACAGCACCCTTACTTTGCTGATTTCTGCCTACCGTAG
- the abcb8 gene encoding mitochondrial potassium channel ATP-binding subunit, protein MFHLLCNRVSTTAPLRPLYSHLNRTQDLWRQPRSRLYTTQLANAGNSSGQPSNAAGRIWGLAQAAVRQSACWMSRPPGGALKYILGPVVLTISARLLGSVAYCQADVNNNVLLELQAKETEPEFDWHILWEFVKPQLFALLGAVVLAFGAAILNIQIPLMLGDLVNIVARYMREHTGNYMREMRGPALKLLGLYGLQGLLTTGYIILLSRVGERVAADMRKTLFQSLLRQDVAFFDSNKTGMLVNRLTADIQEFKSSFKLVVSQGLRSVTQTVGCFVSLYVISPKLTGMTVVILPCLVGAGALIGSFLRRLSRLAQEQVSKATGVADEALGNVRTVKAFAMEEREMQLYAWEVDKSCEMNESLGSGIAVFQGMSNIVLNCIVLGTIFAGGSLMAGDEMSPGDLMSFLVASQTVQRSLASISILFGQMVRGLSSGARVFEYLSLEPTIPLSGGGRIPYKSLAGRVDFMNITFSYPTRPGQQILKNFNLIIPPCKTVAIVGESGGGKSTVASLLERFYDPSSGVIMLDGLDIRTLDPSWLRGQVIGFINQEPVLFGSSVMENIRFGKPEATDAEVINAAKQANAHRFITGFPDGYNTVVGERGVTMSGGQKQRIAIARALIKNPSILVLDEATSALDAESERVVQEALDRATTGRTVLIIAHRLSTIQRADLICVMSNGRIIEAGTHTELLSKGGLYADLIRRQRSEGEK, encoded by the exons ATGTTTCACTTACTTTGTAATAGAGTCAGCACAACTGCACCGTTGCGCCCCCTCTACTCGCATTTGAATAGAACACAAGATTTATGGAGACAGCCACG ATCACGGCTATACACAACACAATTGGCCAATGCAGGCAACTCCTCTGGACAGCCAAGTAATGCTGCTGGGCGTATCTGGGGTCTGGCTCAAGCAGCAGTCCGCCAATCTGCCTGCTGGATGTCAAGACCACCAGGGGGGGCCCTGAAGTACATCTTGGGGCCAGTGGTTCTCACCATCTCTGCTCGACTACTTGGCAGTGTAGCATATTGCCAGGCAGATGTGAATAACAATGTTCTACTAGAGCTTCAAGCCAAAGAAACTGAGCCTGAGTTTGACTGGCATATCCTGTGGGAGTTTGTCAAACCCCAGCTTTTTGCCCTTCTTGGTGCTGTCGTG CTTGCTTTTGGTGCTGCCATCTTGAATATTCAAATTCCCCTGATGTTGGGCGATCTGGTGAACATAGTGGCACGCTACATGAGAGAACATACTGGGAATTAcatgagagagatgaggggacCTGCTCTGAAGTTGCTGGGATTGTATGGTCTCCAA GGTCTGCTCACGACTGGTTACATCATCCTGCTTTCCAGGGTAGGGGAGCGAGTAGCAGCAGACATGAGAAAGACTCTTTTCCAATCTTTACTCAG GCAAGATGTAGCCTTCTTTGATTCCAACAAAACTGGCATGCTGGTGAACCGTTTGACTGCTGATATTCAGGAGTTCAAGTCTTCCTTCAAACTGGTCGTCTCTCAG GGCCTGCGGAGTGTAACACAGACGGTTGGCTGTTTCGTGTCCCTCTATGTCATCTCCCCTAAACTCACTGGTATGACAGTGGTGATACTTCCCTGTCTGGTGGGGGCAGGAGCTCTGATTGGCTCATTCCTTCGCAGGCTGTCCCGATTGGCTCAGGAACAG GTGTCGAAAGCAACAGGGGTGGCAGACGAGGCCCTTGGCAATGTGAGGACAGTGAAAGCCTTCGCCATGGAGGAGCGAGAGATGCA GTTATATGCCTGGGAAGTGGACAAATCATGTGAGATGAATGAATCTCTAGGCTCAGGGATAGCTGTTTTCCAAGGAATGTCAAATATCGTCCTGAACT GCATTGTTTTAGGCACCATCTTTGCTGGTGGGTCATTGATGGCAGGTGATGAAATGTCTCCAGGTGACCTCATGTCTTTCCTGGTGGCTTCACAGACGGTGCAGAG GTCTTTGGCCAGCATCTCTATCCTGTTTGGCCAA ATGGTCAGAGGCCTCAGCTCTGGGGCCCGTGTTTTCGAGTACCTGTCTTTGGAGCCTACCATTCCACTTTCGGGTGGAGGCCGCATTCCTTACAAATCTCTTGCAGGACGGGTGGACTTCATGAACATTACTTTCAG TTACCCAACGAGACCTGGCCAACAGATCCTAAAGAACTTCAACCTCATCATCCCCCCCTGTAAGACTGTCGCAATCGTTGGAGAGTCCGGAGGAG GGAAGTCCACAGTGGCCTCCTTGTTGGAGCGTTTTTATGACCCCAGCAGTGGTGTGATCATGTTGGATGGCCTGGATATCCGGACACTGGACCCATCCTGGCTCAGAGGACAAGTCATTGGATTTATCAATCAG GAGCCTGTGCTGTTTGGCTCCTCCGTGATGGAGAACATTCGCTTTGGAAAGCCGGAGGCCACTGATGCTGAGGTCATCAATGCTGCCAAGCAGGCCAACGCCCACCGCTTTATCACAGGCTTTCCAGATGGATACAACACTGTGGTTG GTGAGCGAGGAGTGACTATGTCAGGGGGACAGAAGCAGCGTATTGCCATTGCCCGCGCCCTGATCAAGAACCCCAGCATTCTGGTCCTGGACGAGGCCACCAGTGCACTGGACGCAGAGTCAGAGCGGGTGGTGCAAGAGGCTCTGGACCGGGCCACCACAGGACGCACTGTGCTCATCATCGCCCACAGACTCAGCACCATCCAGAGGGCAGACCTCATCTGTGTCATGAGCAACGGACGCATCATAGAG GCTGGAACTCACACGGAATTGCTGAGCAAAGGAGGGCTGTATGCTGACCTGATACGCAGGCAGAGATCAGAGGGAGAGAAGTGA
- the LOC120055973 gene encoding autophagy-related protein 9A-like, giving the protein MANFEAYQEYQRIDDFEEDSPPGEEDLLVHVPEGLSDSWHHIKNLDNFFTRIYQFHQKNGFACMMLSEFFELFQFLFVVTFTTFLFNCVEYDILFANRAVNHTGPGQNPLDRNKVSLPDAILPSQQCTERIQENSWIIFLLIMATIFWVYRMIKVFCNILSYWEIRQFYIKALKISMDELCNFTWQEVQDRLISLQREQQMCIHKKELTELDIYHRILRFKNYMVAMVNKSLLPVQLQLPLLGNLVFLTQGLKYNFELILFWGPGSLFQNKWNLHPKYKRAGNRLELAQQLSRVILLLGVANLLLCPFILVWQVLYAFFSYTEVIRREPGSLGARRWSMFGRLYLRHFNELDHELHGRLGRGYKPISKYMNSFTSPLLTVLAKNVAFFSGSVLAVLIALTVYDEDVLTVQHILTAITVLGVVITITRSFIPDEHMVWCPEQLLQCVLAHIHYMPDHWRGNANKSETRDEVAQLFQYKALFILEELISPIVTPFILIFLLRNKSLEIIDFFRNFTVEVVGVGDICSFAQMDIRRHGNPLWMSEGQTEASVYQQAENGKTELSLMHFTIKNPRWQPPQESSVFISHLKEKVHQDAQGGPPTQLLLSEAPLCSSLLSNGSGNEPDNLLASVLAHPVLTASGLPGRDRRFVPPSTAASAAASVLASLSSSHSQLPHASRSRSHIHLPSTHPDSTMYCSDRTIIDSMSVSDSRMKSTTLLSEFASAEMSLHAIYMHEVHQQNSLPHQRTFGQWQNPVPMRELSSNTGSQTHSVHTAVSLSNMPTPLRLGGWTEEEEGDAEEEEILSSGSTPKQDSRSSY; this is encoded by the exons ATGGCGAACTTTGAAGCTTACCAGGAGTACCAGCGGATTGATGACTTTGAGGAGGACTCACCTCCCGGGGAGGAGGACCTATTAGTGCATGTGCCAGAGGGCCTGAGTG ACTCATGGCACCATATCAAGAATCTGGACAACTTCTTTACAAGA ATCTATCAGTTTCATCAGAAAAATGGCTTCGCTTGTATGATGTTATCAGAGTTCTTTGAACTTTT TCAGTTCCTGTTTGTGGTCACTTTCACAACATTCCTCTTCAACTGTGTGGAGTATGATATACTGTTTGCCAACCGGGCAGTGAACCACACAGGACCTGGCCAGAACCCCCTGGACAGGAACAAGGTCTCTCTGCCTGATGCCATCCTACCAAGCCAGCAGTGCACTGAGAG GATCCAGGAGAACAGTTGGATCATCTTCCTGCTCATCATGGCGACCATCTTCTGGGTCTACCGGATGATCAAGGTCTTCTGCAACATCCTCAGCTACTGGGAGATACGCCAGTTCTACATCAAAGCACTGAAGATCAGCATG GATGAGCTGTGTAACTTCACATGGCAGGAGGTGCAGGACCGTCTGATCAGCCTGCAGCGGGAGCAGCAGATGTGCATCCACAAGAAGGAGCTAACTGAGCTGGACATCTACCACCGCATCCTGCGCTTCAAGAACTACATGGTAGCCATGGTCAACAAGTCCCTGTTACCTGTACAGTTACAGCTCCCCCTTCTGGGAAACCTGGTGTTCCTCACCCAGGGCCTCAAGTACAACTTTGAGCTGATTCTCTTCTGGGGTCCGGGGTCGCTGTTCCAGAACAAATGGAACCTGCACCCCAAGTACAAGCGAGCAGGGAACCGTCTGGAGCTGGCCCAGCAGCTGAGCCGGGTCATTCTTCTACTAGGCGTGGCCAACCTGCTCCTCTGCCCCTTCATCCTGGTGTGGCAGGTGCTCTACGCCTTCTTCAGCTACActgaggtcatcaggagggaGCCAGGGAGTCTGGGAGCACGCCGCTGGTCTATGTTCGGCCGCCTCTACCTGCGCCACTTCAATGAGCTGGACCACGAGCTGCACGGCAGGCTAGGCCGCGGCTACAAGCCCATCTCCAAGTACATGAACTCGTTCACCTCGCCGCTCCTCACCGTGCTGGCCAAGAACGTGGCGTTCTTCTCGGGCTCGGTGCTGGCCGTGCTCATCGCACTGACTGTGTATGATGAGGATGTCTTGACTGTGCAGCACATCCTGACCGCCATCACCGTGCTGGGAGTGGTTATCACCATCACCAG GTCCTTCATCCCAGACGAACACATGGTGTGGTGCCCGGAGcagctgctgcagtgtgtgctgGCTCACATCCACTACATGCCAGACCACTGGAGGGGCAACGCCAACAAGAGCGAGACCCGGGACGAGGTGGCACAGCTGTTCCAGTACAAAGCG ctGTTTATCCTGGAGGAGCTGATTAGCCCCATCGTCACGCCCTTCATTCTCATCTTCCTCCTGAGGAACAAGTCCCTGGAGATCATTGACTTCTTCAGGAACTTCACTGTGGAGGTAGTTGGGGTCGGAGACATCTGCTCCTTCGCACAGATGGACATCCGTCGTCATGGAAACCCTCTG TGGATGTCTGAGGGCCAGACGGAGGCGTCTGTGTACCAGCAGGCTGAGAACGGCAAGACTGAGCTGTCCCTGATGCACTTCACCATCAAGAACCCCCGTTGGCAGCCCCCCCAGGAGAGCTCAGTGTTCATCAGCCATCTGAAGGAGAAGGTGCACCAGGACGCCCAGGGAGGACCCCCTACCCAGCTGCTGCTCTCTGAGGCCCCGCTCTGCTCCTCACTGCTCTCCAACGGGTCCGGCAATGAA CCTGACAACCTATTGGCAAGTGTCCTGGCCCACCCTGTGCTGACCGCGTCAGGCCTACCAGGCCGAGACCGCCGCTTCGTTCCTCCCAGCACGGCTGCCTCTGCCGCCGCCAGCGTCCTGGCCTCGCTATCCAGCTCCCACTCTCAGCTCCCCCACGCCAGCCGCTCCCGCTCGCATATCCATCTGCCTTCCACCCACCCTGACAGCACCATGTACTGCAGTGACCGCACCATCATCGACAG CATGTCAGTCAGTGATTCTCGAATGAAGAGCACTACATTGCTTTCAGAGTTTGCCTCGGCTGAGATGAGTCTCCATGCTATTTACATGCATGAG GTCCACCAACAGAACTCGCTCCCCCACCAGAGGACATTCGGCCAGTGGCAGAACCCAGTGCCAATGAGAGAGCTAAGCAGCAACACTG GTTCTCAGACGCACAGCGTCCACACAGCAGTCAGCCTGTCTAATATGCCCACCCCGCTGCGTCTGGGAGGCTGgacggaggaagaggagggggatgcAGAGGAAGAGGAAATCCTCAGCAGCGGGTCGACTCCTAAGCAGGACTCTAGGAGTAGCTATTGA